Sequence from the Cucumis sativus cultivar 9930 chromosome 1, Cucumber_9930_V3, whole genome shotgun sequence genome:
TCAAAATGTAATTCGTATAtcagcaaaattttatatcacTTTTCTGAAGTTAgaaaacttgattttttaaaattattctttgtaGTAATATTGGGGAAGCTTGCatatcattagaaaaaaagtgaTGAAATGCATGATGTTTTTTTGCGCATgtcaactaaatttttttattatgaaaatgtGCTCGGGCGTACTTGTCATGCAGTTTTGGCTGAAATTGTATTGTAATTTTGATACCTTGCGTCAAGTTTGAAGCTGCCAGCTTTTTAATGTATTGAGTACCATTTCTCTGAGTACAATAGTAATTGCTTGATTAAATGATCAAATGTGTCGGAATGCAACGGATTGTGGTATTGAATATTGGAGTTGTTTCCTAACTAATGTTTACATGTTTTAAAACAGTTGAGTATAACcaatgtaatttttgtttgctttctaATTGTAGATTTTTGTCGTCTTACTGCAACTTATTAGTGTTTTATGAACTTGCGTTGTATCAGGATTCTTTGGGAGGAAATGCAAAAACGATCATAATTGCAAATATCAGTCCTTCAAGCGGGTTAGTTAATTGCTATAGAACCAATTCCTACTTAATCACgtggatgattttttttttctttttttgggttctgtttttttttccggTATTATTCactcttttgctttttgtgTGCAATcctattgttctttttttctatttcgcTGGTCTGAATCTTGGAAAACTTTGTTTTGGGTCCTTGCAGCTGTTCTTTGGAAACGCTAAGCACGTTGAAGTTTGCACAACGAgctaaatttataaagaacAATGTAAGTTTGGTGATCTTTTGTATGCTTTCGTTTCACAACTTATTGAAGATGGCAGATGGAGTCACCATCCACcagatatttatttaattattttttgaattttgaagtgattttatcaatgatttTCTTCAGTGCTCATCAAATAATATGTGCTTTTACTCAGGCAATTGTGAACGAAGATGCTTCTGGAGATGTAATTGCCATGAGGCTACAGATTCAACAACTTAAGGTACCAAGATGTCTACTTTGAACTTggcttgtattctttcatcaggattgttgaaatttatatatgaaactgGAAAGAGATAtgaaatacaaattaattaactgtAGCTTCTGagttaaaaaatgtttggttCTGGTTGCTGTTATTTACACACCCTTATGCAATTTTCAGAAAGAAGTTTCCAGGTTGCGGGGTTTAGTTAATGGAGGAGGAGACAGTCAAGATAACGATAGTTTAGCAGTAAGCTTCCCGGGATCTCCAGGAACCTTAAAATGGGAAGGACTTTACGGATCAATGAGTCCCCTTACAACTGGGAAAAGGATGACTCAGGTATCAACCGTTACCTCTTAAGCTGGAGGAAATTATTTGAAACTTCTAATctgttattaattttgatatgttCCAGAGGAGAGACTATGAAGTTGCCCTTGTTGGGGCCTTTAGAAGGGAAAAAGACAAGGACATGGCGTTGCAAGCATTAACTAACGAAAATCAGGCAGCGATGCAACTGGTGCGTTAACCGAAGTACTGCTGCTTCTTGGTTCATAGATGCTCAGCACACTGCCACGTATAATTTTACTTGTCATCAatgatgaaattttagttatagTGAAAGTTGGAACAAAGACATGGAAATTGGCATTTGCTTTCGTAAAAGATATCTAGTTTTACATTgttgaaaattcttttttggTATGTTTAGGCCAAGCAAAGAGAGGATGAAATCCAAAGCCTTAAAATGAGACTAAGGTTTCGAGAAGCAGGAATAAAAAGGTTGGAAGCAGTTGCTTCTGGAAAGatttctgcagaaacacacTTGCTGAAAGAAAAGGAGGAACATTTGAAGGAGattgaagttttgaaaaatcagGTTGATAGGAACCAAGAGGTGACCAGATTTGCTATGGAAAACCTGCggttgaaagaagaaattagaagGCAGGTTTTTTCTAATAGCTTCAATCATCGATCTTGAACTTTCAGACGAGATTcgtattttagaaaatatatatactattaaaATTAGTCAAATTTCTGCAATATgtgcaattttcctttttcttcctttatttaaGTTGCATTAATCTACAGGTTGAAGTCATTTTATGAAGAGGGCGAACGAGACATGGTACACGACCAGATCATGGTATTGGAGAACAAGGTAAAAGGATTAAATATAATCcttcttctcattttattttaaaattcaatggCGACAAATATAGTTTCTATTTCTAATGAAATTATGTTTCTTGCGAGCAAATCTACAGTTACTAGAAGCACTTGATTGGAAACTAATGCATGAATCAGATCCCTCGTCAATCCAGGTACTTCTactgatatttttctaaattttcggtgaattatcatttttttaataaaaaatttcgttgaaaacaatgaaagaatacacGTACATTGCAAGTATATCATTAAATGAACTTGACGGCCAAACCCTTAACTGCCATATGTAAATGCTACTGCAGAAAGGAAATTCAGACATGTTGGCAGACGATGAAAACTTTCTTATTACCAATCAGGTTAGACTGAGTTATTATATTACCTTTTTGTCCTTGATAGGAGAGAGTTCCTATTTTACTAGAAGAATTTATTCGATTGCTTACTTCATTCTTGATAACAGTTGAACATtgtttcttacaaaaaaaaataatctcgATAACAGTTGTAACataatttatgattgattgaatGCTGGAAGttaatcctttttctttttcattttttcgtACATTGCGCTGAAACCTTGAGATGTTCATTTGCCTACAAGTCTTTCATTACTTTTATACAAGTATAACCTGGAATTAGAGCATTCATTAATAGCCATATAACCAGTTTCCGTTTGtgctacaaatttaattcaagCATCAGTTACTCCCAGTGCATGAGGGTCTCATGGTTCTTTGCTCATCTTTCGAATTTAGGACCGAGGATCACCATGGAAATCTTCAATTAAAGAGGAGAACGAATTCCTTCGCATGCAGGTAGTACACTTGCTTCAGTATGGATGGAATACAAAGGAAGCTTAATTCCGTTTCTCAAAATATATTCTACTTGAATACTATTTGTATATTTaggttttgaactttttatgATGTGAATATTACTGTTTTAGGCAATTCATAACCAAGACGAAGTGGATACACTTCGCAAGAAACTCGAACAATgtcttgaagaaaaagaaaagctgaAAAGGTAATATTATATGTTCTGTAATATGTAATAGGAATTTTGAGCAACtacaatatattgtttaacTGAAAATGGTATTTAGCTTAGAGAGACtgtttataattattgttaattattacttATAATGTTGGTTCTTAAGTTTGACTACTGTGATTGTAACTCAGTGCTTCTGATCTTGCAGGCATGTAGATGAATTGGTAGCAAAATTCGGGACTAAGGAGTATACTGAACCTATGGATGGAGCTAATCAAGTTGAGCTTCCTTTGGCATCAACTGACACATCCACCATCAATTTTAGCGACCAAGTGGAGTTAAAGACGATGGTCGATGCCATTGCTGCAGCCAGCCAAAGAGAAGCAAATGCTCATGAAACAGCAATAGCATTGTCTAAAGAGAATGATGACCTGCGGATGAAGCTAAGAGTTTTAATAGAGGATAACAACAAACTCATCGAACTGTATGAAACGGCAACTTCTGAATGCAAGTACGAAAATGTTGAAACTGCACAGAATGATGCCAGAGTGGTTGAAATTTCCAATGAAAAAGAGGCTCATGAGAAAGCGGTTGAAGGGCTACAACAACAGCTAGTGGAAATGCACGAGGAAAATGATAAGTTGATGAGTTTGTATGAAGAGGCCATGCAAGAGAAAAATGAGCTCAAAAAGATGCTTTCTTCTTTAGAACGCACAAAAGTTGACACCAGAGGAGAATCCGCTTGCATTGAGAAGTTTGTTGAAGTTGATGATGGGATGAACAAGGCATGCATCGAGACTCTCAAACCTAATGAAGCGCAAAATTTGGTCTGTCAATCTGCACCACCTGAAATGGAAATGCTTGATGGAGCGGAAGAGTGCAACGAGTCCACTCAAAACCaagaaaattcttttgaagAGCAAAACGATGGTCTTGTTGAAGAATTATGTTCCGACATAAATTTCATTGTGAAGGGAGGGAGTGGATTGGATGAAGAAGGCAAGTCTGTTGAAGAGAAAGATACGTCTATTTTGGAAAATCCAAAGCAGATGGATGTTGGAACTCCTATGGAAATTGAACCACCACCAGCTCTTATTGTAGAAATGTTACCAGAAGATTTAAGTATAATCCGAAAGAAGCTTGAAAAAGCAGATGAACAGCTTTCAGATTCAACCACAACTGTCACTATTTTAAGTTCACTTGAGAAGATGATAATTGAGGCCGATAAACTCTCGAAACAGGTTGAAGTTGTGGAAGATGAAGTACAGTTAAAGCAGAAGGAGGTTGAATCCTTTAAACTCGCCTTATCAAAAAAGCAAGAAAGTAGAGATCTTGCACAAAATAAGTTCTGTGCTTTGAGATATTCTCTAACTAACTTCTCGTCTtcgatattttattttgaacaaCGAGAAACAAGGGCAAAAGTAAGGGCAGATGCTTCAAAAACTTATTtgaaccaaaagaaaaaagagttggCCTTCCTTCAAGCACGCAAAGAAGAAATCGAAACTCGACACGTAAAGATTCAACAAGCTGAAGTGGAACTGAAAAGCAACCTTGCAAGCTTAAACTCCAAATTAGATGAAGAAATTCAAAAGCAGGAAAATGACAAGGTCCTCTTTGCAATAGATAATATTGAGAAAACAGATCCCCAACCAAAGAGCTGGCAGTTTGCGGGTCGAGCCACGGATTTACTCAAGTCTGCAGAAGAGAAAACTAAGTTGCAAAATGAAACGAAGCTAGCTAAAGAAAAACTTGGGGTCATAAGAAAGGAACTTGAAGATTTGACGAGGAAGTCAAAAAAGGTTGATACTGATATTGAATCTATTCAGTTGGAGGTACAGAAGGCTTCAAAGTCAGTCGACGAGATGGAACTTGCATTTCAGGGGGTAATCAATGAGAAGAACACACTGTTGGAAACTCGGGATGTTGGAATAGAAGAATTTGAGAACATTATTTTGGAGTGCCAAGAGTGCATGTTTGAAGCAGGTCTGAAGGAGGCAGAGATCAAAATATTGGAAGAAGAACTGCAGATGGAGCATAGAAGGATGGAGGAATTAGTAATTGCAAAGTCTGTATCCGTCCAAAAGATGATGCAATTATTAGAAGATAACGGGCGTAGCTCATGCTTCTTATctgaaaaaatggaagaaatgttGAAAGGCATTCGTTATTCAGTTATGGAGGCAAGATCATTGTTAGGGGAGGAAAATCTACAACACAGttaagttttcattttaactGTTGCCACAATTTATGTATATGTGCAGTTGTAGATGATTGTGCTGATAATGCCTAATTGATTGATCCCCTTTTTGAtcctttggttttttttttttttttcttttcaataaactATATGCTAAATATGtttgttgaaatatatatgtatttcaGAGAGAACCGATACCcctaattcattttcatacCATTTTCATCTTGTAGGAAAACTAATTTacacaagaaaatgaaacaaacaatTGAACACCGTCCtaatgaagaagaaaccaTTTAGGTCTCATTGgtattaataaattgaatcGTTACACTGAGTATGTTCGACAATGTTAAAAATTACATTGCACGTGGAGAAATGTTTCACTCGAAGGTTCAAAGCCGTCTAGAATATCCAGAACCCCCACACTTTTTGCAGAAGATCAATCCTACAGgggaatggaaaaaaaagtcattcaATAAACGGACTTAATTGTTCTAAAACATTGGTTATTCAACGTAACAAGTGAATATCTAAAGCCTTAAACATACaagatataaaaatgtatatatgtatgtgtgagATCAATATACCTTTAACACATGAATGGAAAACTTACGGTCTTAGATTTAAATTGCGACGAgggaaaattaaataatgaagaaattgaaaggaaaagaagtttcaaagaaaaaggcaaagaagtttaaatattaatcataCTTGCACCCAAGCCAAGAATAATggaatttataacaaaattagaaaccaaATGATACCATCTCTTAAGCTGAAGCTTGAAATGGGTAAGGGGAAGTTTCTTCTATAGAATAAATGGACAGCTTGATCAAgccattttgaaatttttttaaaaacaggTCAATTTTGATATCTCTCTCAAAAAGTGGTCATTGGACTAAAAGTAAAACTTCTACACAAATGCATTGTGTTTTCCCCAACATTCAACATCTTTTAGGGCATAGGCTGGTCATCAGATGTggtaaaaaaacaatgaatacTTGATgtaatttgaagtaatttgaagtaatttgAAGTAAATACCTGCACCTTTACACACTTTGCAGTCAATTAATCCTGACTGTTGCTGCATCTTACCACTGTCACAGAAAACACATTTTGTGCCGCCTGCACATTGTCATAGTTAGCTACATTATTGAGTAATGGAGATGTTTAAGAAACTTTTTAGACTAAAGCATTGGCTTATAGGGAATTAGCCTCCACAGATTACCAACTATATCAAGTAGAAGTTAATAGCTACTTCTATACTCAATGGGATTTGCAAATTCTAGACTCCTTGAAATGTTGCTAATTAATATGAATCTGAGAAGTGAAAATGCATACAGTTTAGGTCACAGTAAACTTTGCCACTTTCCATCGATATTGGATACTGTTTATACTTACCATTTCCAGCACAACGTTCACAAGGCACCGGACCACCCTGCAGAATTAAATCCAAACCAACAACCGTTAGAATCAAACCAAAATCCTCACAACTTTCAAACTATTACATTCATCAGAAAGCCCTGGAGTGGCCATAACCATAACACGAAAGAGAATTCAAAGAAGTGATACCTTAAGACCAAGAAAGAGCGAAAGAGAAATGGCAACCAAGACACTGAGAGTAGCAAGAAAAGTTTGGGTGTCAATTGGGGCATCGAAACTGTCGAAGAGCAAAAGGGGGTGAATAAGAGGGTCAATTGGGTGAATCGCAGCCGCGGAAGTGGAGACAGTGGAGGAAGTGGTTGCAGCTGAAGAACAAGAACagcaaaaaagaagaggaactTCAGGTTTTAGCAACGGGAGATGTGGGAGAACGTGAAGAGCCGCCGTAGAAGGTAGTGCAGCCATGGAAGGGAGAAAAGAGTTTGATTCTCACGGTGGGTACAGAGATTTTGGGTACTGACTGAGAGGTCGGACGAGAATCTTCGTCGGCCAATTGCTAATTTTGATGAACGGATAATCGTCAACATAACAGAATTTTCTCTATGGCccattaaatattatttatacgtatatttaaaaaattttaaaattaccttaaatttcaattgaattatttacCGACGGTTTATCAAACTATGGTGAATTGTTTACAATGTTAACCACTgaatttgtacttttttttttactgcaTGGAACAAATTCgtaattatatgatttttttatataccaGTAAACAACACACGTGGAAATCACATATGAAACAAATTATAACttaactttataaaattataacaatcattccaatattttcatatttatatcatttttatattcatatgATAACGAccgaaaaataaatttattcagaaaaaacaatattatcatcttttaaatatatatttgaatgttcaaattttatttcttaatatctTGAGTTTACATGTTGTAAACTTAACCAtctaatctatatatatatctacatAAAGTGAAAGGTAGAAATGTTGTTATTTGTGATTATGAgatcaaaactttttttttaaataaggaGATGAAAAGTTAACCAAAACTTAACTTCtatcaaaatcatatttcttttcaaattatgaaattataaatatgaaatcataattattttttaatgattttgtagGTAAAAAGCATATTTGTTGctttacatattttattatctttacttatattgaataaattccaacaatatTTACGttgttttaacaaaattaagatataaatCACTTAgacaatttctttaataaaaaaattaaatgaacaaaaaaacatgaacAAGATTCTCATAGTTACAAGATCCTCAGTATTACatgatttaaacataaataatataaacatatgTACATGTCAACCACAACCACGAAGTTTGTGGTTCAAGTTTTTCCAACTTATATtgtgtattaaaaaataaacttataaatgaatgaataaatacaaacatagttttatatatataaaatagataacaaagtcagaagagaataaaaaaacatgatttgattttctcttcAGCCTTAACATTTTGTCATGACTTGtgaacataaatgaaaaaaagtaatgagatatttataaccagaatttgaaaggttgaaaattataagaaagaaatgaaaagtttaaaaaatcagTAAAGCAAtcattaaaagttataatgtGAAAGATACAAACGTTAAACGTTAAATATAGGTTAATAACAATATTGTCACGAAAACAAACCTaaataaagttataataaaaggtaaaattgaACTAAAGAATTTATCCACATCCATCCCTTTATATATACcatagatttttatttagcTTCTATTGCGAAGGTTCCTGGAGATCATAAAGccttgaaaaaaaagtaccaTCAAAGATCTTTCTCCCTCCCTCTGTGCCCATTTGATTGTTGTGAAGAAGGTGTATAATGGAGTATGGAAAGTGGAAGAGGTCAAAGTTATGGAGAGTTTgttgattaagaaaattaagaggGATGAATTGAGGAAGAAGATCTTGTTAGGATTTAGAAACTGTGGATTTGTCTTGGTTTTAGTTTCAGCTTctaataagatatttaattagttcaatgaaataattgaattgaattggatATCCTTTGGTTGATTCtcttacatttaaatttctcGTAATCTCGTTACCTAAACCAAAACACATCTAACTATATCATATTAGATGAGGGTTATGAAATTCCTTCTATAATCCACCAACCCAACCTCGTTTTTATACACACTACCAATTTTGACTGTGTAAGGAAGATTAGAATGATATGATAGACGTAAGAATGTTGTTAAAATCATAAGAATTATCtcgtatatatattttaaaaagaatcaCACATACtttaaaaagaacataaaagaatataaatttttattttattttcaacaatcttaaatttaatcacttgtatatcaacatttttaccataaatgttaaaaaaatatttgcatactatttttttaaaattattatataaaatatttgcatactcaaaaaaatcaaattaataatttagtatatGAACTTTAGCGTATAACAAATTAATCAatgtctttcaattttataaataaactttaaccatttttagttaaaatactttcatatttgtttgtaaacaaatagttgaaattagatgtcaaattttattatttgatggtgtagattttgtattttataaaaatattgaaactctAATTAGTTTAGTTCAATAAGAAACTTCCTTAAATCTTAACCcaatttatatcaaaattgaaagtagagGAGTAAATTgtgaataataaattgttatttttaaaaatagttttaacgTTTTAGAAAACGCAGCGTTTAATACCACTCAAAAGTAAAACTTGCGAACGGAAGAAAACGATTAAGCAGCATAAGCGGGAGTTCAGTTCCGACAAACGTCAGAATAAGACGGTTCCTTACCTTTATGAAGAAACGACGTGTCGTTTAATTTATCCAATAGGGAAATAGCAGTATATACAAAAATTGCGGAAACCCTAGCCACCCACGGCTGAAAAACTCCCAACTTTGCTCAGTTATTCTCCCACCCTTCAATTAGGGCTACCAAGATTGCAGTTTCATTCAGTTTCGAATTTGGAAGATGGGGAGAAGAATCAAGCAGAAGAAGTTCAAATTCGAAGACGACGATGACGAACTTCAGGTTTTGAAAACTGCGGCTCCCAAGTCTACCAATTCGCCGAGCAGTGATGACGACGAGGCCAATGAAGATCTTACCCTCAAAATTGTTGAGAAGGCCATGCAATTGCGCTCAGGAAAGTTGGTTACCGATGCCGGCGTTAATAAGGATGGTAAATGTGAACAAAGTGGTAATGATGATGTATATGCCGTCGGAGCCATTGAATTGGTTTCATCGTCATTGGAGGGTGCTGAAGTCGACGCTGGAACTAGCAAAGCCAGCGCCGATAACATCGCTACTGCTTCTAAGAAGACagtgaagaagaggaagaagaaggttaAGAAGCTGGGAACTGAAGAGCGCAATGTAAGCATTCTACGACTTTCgctttagtttcttttttttttttttttttgaagaatataGTGGGAGTGAATGAGTTGTAGAAGGATTGTTTATCTGTTAGAGCATTGCCACAGCTCAAGAGACCTTCCCATTGGGGTTTTGTTGAAACTCGATGACAGTGGTAAGAAAGAAATACTGAACTTAGCCCAAGAGCGCTCATTTCATCATAACCAGTAACCAGTGTAATggtgaaattttcaatttttttttctttctggttgatttaaaacaaaatatctgATAATATAACACTAGTTTCAAAGTATAAACCGTCGTAGATTTTGAGCCAGagttcatatttcttttcctataaTCTGACTAAACAATCGTGAGATATGCCTACTAGagcttcatttttctttattgttttgcTGCTTCCTTTCATTTTAGGTGGTTGTcacagaagaagagaagatcGAGACAACTACTGGAGTGATCGATCAAGTGGATCCAGTGGAACCAAACTTGACCGGGACAACTGATAATAATGTGTTCAGGAAGCTTCTTGTGAGTCCCTTTTTAACTGCTCTGAACTGTCATTAAGGAAAAGTTAATGTTTGTGGTTGCTTAGTTTTGCATCTCTCATACATTATTCTACCAGCGTGGACCAAGATATTTTGATCCTCCAGATAGTTGGGGAACATGCTATAATTGTGGCGAGGAAGGTCATAATGCTGTGAATTGCAAATCGGCTAAACGAAAGAGACCATGCTTTGTCTGTGGAAGTCTGGAGCACAATGCAAAGAGTTGCTCAAAGGTCAGGAATAAATCATCTAAAATTGATCTGCATCTTacttctcttttatttcataGATGGTTTTGAGTTCTCACttctatgttttttttgtgGGTGGGTGGGAGGGGAAACATAGTTTGCATAActagtaataaataataaattgtatgAAATATCTTTTGGATGTTGAAGTCATGGATTGGGCCCTGTTGGTGGCAATAAATATTAGGATTTCATGGTTACGTTTAAGTTCCTCAAAGTGTAGTTATGGTGAGTGTAGTGGAAAAATTCTCTGAAATGGACCTACTGTGCTCAATGGGTGGTCTACGATTATCTATGCATGCTTTCTAATGATCCTCAGAAATTATACAGttcatcaaatatatttgtaacagaggtaattttgaagaaaatatttttaatgtatCAGTTTTTATAACCTAAAGCACACAATCAACCTGAGTATCCCATGTGTGGGATTATTGTCTTCTTAAGATTCTTCTGTTTCTTGATCATTTGGATTTATGGAACTTCGAAAACTGAAAACCTGCTCCTTACTATTCTCAGGCCCGAGACTGCTTTATTTGCAAGAAAAGTGGGCATCGTGCAAATGCTTGTCCAGAGAAGCACAAGAATGGCTCTTCAAGCTTGAGGATATGTTTAAAATGTGGAGATTCTGGGCATGATATGTTTTCTTGTCAGAATCATTATGCAGATGATGATCTTAAGGTCTTCTTCTACTTTCATTGTAGTGTTCTTTCTTGGCTCTTCTC
This genomic interval carries:
- the LOC101212777 gene encoding kinesin-like protein KIN-12E yields the protein MPFLSDTASAIKSRFGFQDHALSSYNPPRGSPDFLKSATKESVAQSSVIRSIGQFNDEDAVSDVTGPSSQCFELREDPSFWKDHNVQVIIRIRPLSSSEVSLQGYGKCVKQESCQTVTWTGHPESRFTFDLVADENVSQEKLFKVAGLPMVDNCVGGYNSCMFAYGQTGSGKTHTMLGDIEAGTRRHSVNCGMTPRVFEYLFTRIQKEKEARKDEKLKYTCRCSFLEIYNEQILDLLDPSSNNLQIREDSKKGVYVENLKEIEVTSARDVLQQLIQGAANRKVASTNMNRASSRSHSVFTCIIESKWDSQGVTHHRFARLNLVDLAGSERQKSSGAEGERLKEATNINKSLSTLGLVIMNLVNMSNGKSLHVPYRDSKLTFLLQDSLGGNAKTIIIANISPSSGCSLETLSTLKFAQRAKFIKNNAIVNEDASGDVIAMRLQIQQLKKEVSRLRGLVNGGGDSQDNDSLAVSFPGSPGTLKWEGLYGSMSPLTTGKRMTQRRDYEVALVGAFRREKDKDMALQALTNENQAAMQLAKQREDEIQSLKMRLRFREAGIKRLEAVASGKISAETHLLKEKEEHLKEIEVLKNQVDRNQEVTRFAMENLRLKEEIRRLKSFYEEGERDMVHDQIMVLENKLLEALDWKLMHESDPSSIQKGNSDMLADDENFLITNQDRGSPWKSSIKEENEFLRMQAIHNQDEVDTLRKKLEQCLEEKEKLKRHVDELVAKFGTKEYTEPMDGANQVELPLASTDTSTINFSDQVELKTMVDAIAAASQREANAHETAIALSKENDDLRMKLRVLIEDNNKLIELYETATSECKYENVETAQNDARVVEISNEKEAHEKAVEGLQQQLVEMHEENDKLMSLYEEAMQEKNELKKMLSSLERTKVDTRGESACIEKFVEVDDGMNKACIETLKPNEAQNLVCQSAPPEMEMLDGAEECNESTQNQENSFEEQNDGLVEELCSDINFIVKGGSGLDEEGKSVEEKDTSILENPKQMDVGTPMEIEPPPALIVEMLPEDLSIIRKKLEKADEQLSDSTTTVTILSSLEKMIIEADKLSKQVEVVEDEVQLKQKEVESFKLALSKKQESRDLAQNKFCALRYSLTNFSSSIFYFEQRETRAKVRADASKTYLNQKKKELAFLQARKEEIETRHVKIQQAEVELKSNLASLNSKLDEEIQKQENDKVLFAIDNIEKTDPQPKSWQFAGRATDLLKSAEEKTKLQNETKLAKEKLGVIRKELEDLTRKSKKVDTDIESIQLEVQKASKSVDEMELAFQGVINEKNTLLETRDVGIEEFENIILECQECMFEAGLKEAEIKILEEELQMEHRRMEELVIAKSVSVQKMMQLLEDNGRSSCFLSEKMEEMLKGIRYSVMEARSLLGEENLQHS
- the LOC101204110 gene encoding protein BUNDLE SHEATH DEFECTIVE 2, chloroplastic, with protein sequence MAALPSTAALHVLPHLPLLKPEVPLLFCCSCSSAATTSSTVSTSAAAIHPIDPLIHPLLLFDSFDAPIDTQTFLATLSVLVAISLSLFLGLKGGPVPCERCAGNGGTKCVFCDSGKMQQQSGLIDCKVCKGAGLIFCKKCGGSGYSRRL